The sequence AATAATCTTTACATTTTAACTTAAGGAGAGAAAAATGAGAATAAGAGTTGAAGATGCACTTTTTTGTTTAGTTGATGTACAAGAAAGACTTTTCCCACATATAGGAAATAAAGAAATTTTAGAAAAAAATCTTCTTACTTTAGTAAAAGGTTTGAAAGTTTTAAATGTTCCTTTTATTGTAAATGAACAGTATAAAAAAGGTATAGGTGAAACAATTCCTTCTTTAAAAGAGTTAGTTGAAACTTATTCATCTTATGAAAAAACTACATTTTCTTGTTGTCAAAATAATGAAACAATGAAAGCTATAAAAAATGCAAATAAAAAAGTAGTAATTGTTGCAGGTATTGAAACTCATGTTTGTGTACTTCAAACTTGTATTGATTTACTTGAAAATGGGTTTAAAGTAGTTTTAGTTACTGATTGTTGTAGCTCAAGAAAAGAAAATGATACAAAATTTGCTATAAAAAGATTGATTCAAGCTGGAGTTATTCCAACAACATATGAATCAATTTTATTTGAACTTACACTTGATGCAAAGAATCCTTGTTTTAAAGAAATTTCATCTTTAGTGAAATAAATATTAAAGGCTTTAGCCTTTAATATTTTATTTATCACTCTATAACTTTCCACTCATTATTAATTCTTTTTAAACTTATAAATTCTTGTTTTATTTCACTATTTTTTAGTTTTTCTTCTACACTTACAATTGCATCATTAGATTTTTCATTTACTTTAGAAAACAAGATTTTATATGAAGCTATATTATCTAAAGATTTACTCCAAGATTTAAAACACTCATTTATAATTTTATTTTTTTTGTCAGATGAAAGATTGTTATATTCATCAATATCGATTTTATTTTCTTCTAACTTTGGTATAACTTCATTTTTTATATCAGGATTAATTATACAATTGACAAATATATTATTTGATAGGTTACTTTTCATCTCTTCACTTACAACTTTAGAAACTTCATTGAAATTTCCATTTTTTAAAGCTTCCATATATTTTTTTGTAACTGTTTCAGGATTATCTTCCATACAGGCTGTAAATGTTACTAATGCAATTAAGTTTAAAAAAGTTAACTTTATTATATTTCTCAAATTCTTTCCTTACAAATCAAATAAAAAAAGGAGATAGAAAACTCTATCTCCTGTATTTTTAAACTATTGATATTTATTTCATAATATCAGCAGGTGCATAAACTTCACCTTTCATAATGATTCTTGCGCTTCTACTCATTGTAGCTTTATCAACTATATATTTTCCATTTTCTTTTTTGATAACTGCTCCAACTTTTAGTGTTCCAGATGGATGTCCAAACTCAACGGCAGTTTTTTCTCCACCACCAGCAGCTAAATTTACTAAAGTTCCTTCAATACAAGCTGCAACACCAATTGCAACAGAAGCTGTTCCCATCATAGCATGGTGAAGTTTTTGCATAGATAAAGCACGTACATGTAAATCTATTTCATCAGCTTTTACTTCTTTTCCACTTGAAGTTATAAAATCACTTTTTGGAGCAACAAATGCAATTTTTGGAGTATGTTGTCTAGTTTCTGCTTCTTTTAAATCACTTATAAGACCCATTTTTAAAGCACCATAACTTCTTATTTTTTCAAATCTTGCCAGTGCTTCAGCGTCACTATTAATATCAGCTTGAAGTTCTGTTCCTTTATATCCTATATCAGCAGCATTTAAAAATATTGTAGGAATTCCTGCTGTTATCATAGTTGCTTTAAATGTTCCAATTCCAGGAACTTCTAGATCATCTACTAAATTTCCAGTAGGAAATAATTCTTCACTTGGATCAACTGGTTCTGCAAACTCTAATAAAATCTCTTCAGCAGGGAAAGCAACACCATCAATATAGTAATCACCCATCTCTTTTACTTGTCCATCAACCATTGTTACATAACAAAGAATTGTTTTTTTGATATTTGCTTGCCAAATTCTTACACAACAAACACCATTTTGTGGTACATTATCAACTAAACCTTCATGAATAGCAAAAGGTCCAACTGCTGAACTTAAGTTTCCACAATTTCCACTCCAATCCATAAAATCTTTATCTATTGCTACTTGACCAAAATAGTAATCAACATCGTGATTTGGTACAGTTGACTTTCCTACAAGTATTGCTTTAGAAGTACTTGAAGTTGCTCCTCCCATACCATCCATTTGTTGTTTATAAATATCTGGACTTCCAACTATTCTTTGAAGAAGTTTATCTCTTTTTACTTTGTCTTCTTGCGCTTCTTTTGGAAGATCTGCTATATTAAAAAATGTTCCTTTTGAAGTTCCACCTCTCATATATGTTGCTTTAACTCTCATTTGTGGCTCATAACTCATATTCTTTCTCCTAATATTTTAAAACTTTTTAAAAAGATTTTTCTATCTTTTTAAAAAATCTTAAGAGAGCTTTTACACTCTCTTAAAAATTATTTTGATGCGATAACATCTTTAGCGAATTTTTGTAAAATTCCACCATTTTTGTAAACTTCAACTTCAGCTGAAGTATCTAATCTACATAATACAGAGAATTTAACAACTTCTCCATTTGCTCTTGTCATAACAACTGTTAAATCACATCTTGGAGTGATTTCACCTTCGATGTCAAAAGTTTCAGTCCCATCAATAGCATAAGTATGTCTTGTTTCACCATCTTTAAATTGTAATGGTAAAACTCCCATTCCAACTAAGTTAGTTCTGTGAATTCTTTCAATACTTTCAGCAATTAAAACTTCAACACCTGCAAGTCTTACACCTTTAGCTGCCCAGTCTCTTGATGAACCTTGTCCATAGTTAGTTCCAGCAATAATAATTAATGGTTGTTTTCTACCAATGTAAGTCTCAATTGCTTCCCACATTCTAGATTCTTTACCTTCAGGCATAATTTTTGTTAATGAACCTTGTTTAACACTTCCATCTTCTTTTTTAACCATTTCGTTAAATAATTTTGGATTTGCTAAAGTTGCTCTTAACGCAGTATTATGATCTCCTCTATGCGTTGCATAAGAGTTTAAATCTTCTACTGGTAATCCCATTTTTAAACAGTATTCACCAGATGCACTTGTTGGTAAAATTGCATTTGATGGAGATAAGTGATCAGTAGTGATATTATCAGGGAATACTCCTAATGGTCTCATTCCTTTTAATGCTGGCATTTGCATATATTCATCTTCCCAATAAGGTGGTTTATTAATATATGTAGATTGTTTATTCCATTTATAGAATGGTTCAGCTTTAATTCCTGATAATCCATTTCTTGCGAACATTGGATCATAAATAGCTTTATACATTTCTGGTCTAACAGATGCTTTTTCAATTGCATCAATTTCAGCATCAGTTGGCCATAAATCAGCTAATTTAATATCTTTACCATTTTTATCTTTACCTAAAGAATCATTTTCAATATCAAATCTTACAGTTCCAGCTAATGCATATGCAACAACAAGTGCAGGAGATGCTAAGAATGCTTCTTTTACGTATGGGTGGATTCTTCCATCAAAGTTTCTGTTTCCAGATAATACAGCTGTTGAATAGATATCTCTATCAATAACTTCTTGTTGGATTTTTGGATCTAAAGCTCCACTCATACCATTACAAGTAGTACATGCAAAACCAACTACACCGAATCCTAATTTTTCTAATTCAGGTAACAATCCAGCTTCTTTTAAATAAACTTCAATTACTTTTGAACCTGGTGCTAATGAAGATTTAACCCATGGTTTTCTTGTTAATCCAAATTCGTTAGCTTTTTTAGCTACTAAACCAGCAGCAATAACGTTTCTAGGATTTGAAGTATTTGTACAAGAAGTAATAGCTGCAATTAAAATACCACCATCTGGAATTTTATCACCATCTTGTTTCCACTCTTTTACAATACCTTCAGCTTTTAAAGTTGAAGTTGGTACTAATTTATGAGGTTTAGAAGGACCTGCTAAACTTCTTGTAACAGTTGTTAAATCAAATTTCAATGTTCTTGCATATGTTGCATTTGCAAATGCATCAGCCCATAACCCATTAGCTTTAGCATAAGCTTCAACTAATTGACATTGTTTTTCTTCTCTACCTGTTACTCTTAAATATGAAATAGTTTGCTCATCAATAGCGAACATACCAGCACTTGCACCATATTCTGGTGTCATATTAGCAATAGTTGCTCTATCACCTAAGTTAAGATATTTAATACCCGAACCATAGAATTCTAAATATGCAGAAATTACATTGTTTTCTCTTAAGAAAGAAGTTAATGATAATGCAATATCAGTTGCAGTGATTCCGCTAGCTCTTGTTCCAACGATTTCAACACCAATGATTTCAGGAACCCTCATATAAGAAGGATTTCCAAGCATTACGTTTTCAGCTTCTAATCCACCCACACCAACAGCAATTACACCAAGTGCATCAACGTGAGGAGTGTGTGAGTCAGTCCCAACTAATGTATCTGGAGATGCAATACCATCATTTAAGTGAACAACTGGTGACATTTTCTCAAGGTTGATTTGGTGCATAATACCATTACCTGGAGGGATAACATCAACATTATTAAATGCTTCTTTAGTCCAATTAATAAAGTGGAATCTATCTGCATTTCTTCTATCTTCGATATCTCTATTTTTTTGGAACGCATCTGGATCAAATCCACCACATTCAACTGCTAAAGAGTGGTCAACGATAAGTTGAGTTGGAACAACTGGATTAACTTTATCTGGGTTTCCACCTTTTGAAGCAACAGCTTCTCTAAGTCCAGCTAAATCAACAAATGCAGTTAATCCTAAGATATCATGACAGATAACTCTACTTGGATACCAAGGGAAATCTTTATCTGTTCTTTTTTCAATTAATTGAACAAGTGAATCTTTTAAATCTTCACTCGGACATTTTCTTAATAAGTTTTCTGCTAATACTCTTGATGTATAGTTTAATTTTGCAAAAGAACCAGGAGTAATATCCTCTACAGCACTTTTTACATCATAATACTTAACATCTGCTACACCAGGAAGGTCTTTAAGATATTTTTCGTTTGTCATTGTTTTATATCCATATTTTGAAGTTAATTATTGAGAATTTGGGGTATATATAACCCACCAGTTTTAAGTTAGCATTTTGCTAACTTAAAATTATTTTCTATCTTTTAAAGGAACAAACGCTCTTGGCTCAGGTCCTGTATACTCAGAACTTGGTCTAATGATTCTATTGTTTGCTCTTTGCTCAAATGCGTGAGCTGCCCATCCAGCTGCTCTTGACATAATGAATAGAGGAGTATAGTATAATCTTTCAATTTCCATATAGTGGTAAATTAATCCACCAAAGAAGTCGATATTATCAGGTAAACCTTTATCAGCTTTTACTTTATCTCTGATAGCTTTTGCAATATCAAATAATTTTGGATCAGAAGTTTCTAATTCTTTTAACTCAGAAGCTAATTCAAAACCTACTGGAGATCTTGGGTCTAAGTTTCTATATACTCTATGCCCGAATCCCATAATTTTTTCTTTTCTTGCAAATAATTCATCAACTGATTTTAATGCATGTTCAACATTGTCAAATTGTAAAACAAATTTGATAGCAACTTCGTTTGCTCCACCATGTAAGTGACCTTTTAAAGTTCCAATACCAGTTGTCATACAAGAATAAATATCAGATAATGTAGAAGCTGTAATTCTGTTAGCAAATGTAGAAGCATTAAACTCATGCTCTGCATATAAAGTTAACATAGCATTCATAGCTTTAACTTCAACATCAAATGGTTTTTTCTCTTTTAATCTTTCTAAAATGAATCCTGCAATAGTTGTTTCTTCAGATTTTAAACAGATTTCTTTACCATTTTTATGCCAGTGATGCCAATAAACTAAGAATGATGGGAAAGCCCCTAATAATCTAATTATTTTAGCCATTTGATCAGAAAAATCTTCTGCTTCTGGTTCAACACATCCTAAAGCTGAAGTTGCAGTTTTCATAACATCCATTGGATGAGAAGAAGCTGGAATTGATTTTAATACATTTTTAACTGAAATTGGTAATTCTCTTCCAGCAATAATTTTTCTTGTAAAATCTTTTAATTGTTTTTCAGTTGGTAATTCACCAACTAATAGTAAATAAGCTACTTCTTCAAAATTTGCTTTTAATGCTAAATCTGCAATATCATAACCTCTATAGTTAAGTCCATTTCCTAAACCACAAGTACAAATTGCTGATTGTCCAGCTGTAACACCTGCTAATCCACTCATATTTTCTCCTTAGTTAAAATTAAAATTCTTTTTTATAAAAGAAAAGCTAATTATTTAGCTTTACCTTTTGAGAATAATTCATCCATTTTTTGTTCATAAGCATGATAATTTAACATATCATATAGTTCCATTCTTGTTTGCATTGTATCAATAACTGCTTCTTGAGTACCTTTATCTTTCAATTCTTGGTAAACATTTAATGCAGCTTTATTCATCGCTCTAAATGCTGATAATGGGTAAAGTACCATATCAATTCCAACTGATGCTAATTCTTCAGTTGTAAACATTGGAGTTGCACCAAATTCTGTAATATTTGCTAATACAGGAATTTTTACTGCATCAGTAAATTCTTTATATTCTTTTAAAGTGTGAATTGCTTCAGCAAAAATAGCATCAGCACCCGCAGCAACATAAGCTTTTGCTCTATCAATAGCAGCTTGTTGACCTTCACTTGCATGTGCATCAGTTCTAGCAATAATATAGAAATCTGGGTCTAATTCTTTTTTAGCATCTACAGCTGCTCTGATTCTATCACACATCTCTTCTGTTGAAACCAACTCTTTATTTGGTCTGTGTCCACATCTTTTTGCAGCAACTTGATCTTCAATATGAAGTCCAGCAGCACCATATCTAATGAACTCTTTTACAGTTCTAGCGATATTAAATGCATGTCCCCAACCTGTATCAGCATCAACGATTAATGGAGTATCACAAATAGAAGTAATTCTTCTAATATCAATACATACATCTTCTAACATTGTCATACCTAAGTCTGGTAAACCGTAAGAAGCATTTGCAATTCCTCCACCTGATAAGTAGATAGCTTTATGCCCTACTTTTGTAGCTTGTAATGCTTGGTAAGCATTGATTGTTCCTACAATTTGTAATGGAGATTCTTGTTTTAAAGCTTCTCTAAATCTTTTTCCTGCGCTTGTCATACACACATCCTTTAAAATTAAGTTGAATATGATTATACATGATTTGTATTTAGTAGTATTGCACTATTTTATTAGTAAATTTACAACTTATTTCTTATATCTTATAAAATGTACAAAAATTATGTTTTATGAATAAAAATGGTACAATAACTAAAATTTAATTTTAAGGTTTTATTAATGAACTATAAAAATTCTATAGAAAAGTTTTTGGAAATATTTAAAAGGTCAAATTTAAGTATTTCTAAATTTGCTTCAATGATAAATAAAGACAGAAGAACTGTTACATCGTGGATTGATAGCGTAACAGACATAGAACCAAATAAAGAAGTAAAGGACAAAATTTGTCAGATTTTCAGATATCCTGATTATATCTGGGAAGATGGCTGTTATGGTGAAGAGTTCTTAAAATCTATCACTCAAATTCCACAAAAAGAAGTAAGAATTATTGATGAAGACTATAAAGGAAGATTAAAATATATAATTGAACATGAAAAAAATAGAAGATTTGTAATCCAAGCACAATTTCCTGGACCAATGTATAGGGATAGTGCCGTACAAAAAGTGTACAAAAATGGTACAAGTGTTGATATAGAAGAGTTAAAACAAGAAAGAATAGATCAAATGTTAAGATATGACTATGATACAACTGAATGGTATTCAATAAAATCAATCTTGAGTTTCTGTTTTGCAAGTATTGGAAATTTCTTTACAAAAGATGAAAAAATCAAAATTTTAGAACTAATTTATGAACTCTTTAATAATAATTACAATAAAAAATTGTTTTTATTTGATTCATTTTCAAGAAAAATTTATGGAATGGAAACAACATATATTTCAATAAACGTTAAACAAAAGATTTTATTTTTTAAATCTCCTATTGAATCTGTTTTTATAGAAATTAGAAACAAAAGTTTAGTTGAAAGAATGCATAAATATTATAGTTCACCTATTGAGGCACCAAGTCATGTAAATTTTTTAGAATCAGTTAAAATTATAAAAATACTTCAAGATGCTCTAAAATATAACAATACTATAAAACAAGCCTATGAAACTATAAATCGTGAGACAAATTATGGTGAACTATTTTATAATAACTTAAGTGTTGATTTACAAAAAGAGGTTAGTTTGCCAAAATCAGGACAAAAAAGAAATTAATATAAAGGA is a genomic window of Arcobacter lacus containing:
- a CDS encoding hydrolase → MRIRVEDALFCLVDVQERLFPHIGNKEILEKNLLTLVKGLKVLNVPFIVNEQYKKGIGETIPSLKELVETYSSYEKTTFSCCQNNETMKAIKNANKKVVIVAGIETHVCVLQTCIDLLENGFKVVLVTDCCSSRKENDTKFAIKRLIQAGVIPTTYESILFELTLDAKNPCFKEISSLVK
- a CDS encoding DUF4878 domain-containing protein, whose amino-acid sequence is MRNIIKLTFLNLIALVTFTACMEDNPETVTKKYMEALKNGNFNEVSKVVSEEMKSNLSNNIFVNCIINPDIKNEVIPKLEENKIDIDEYNNLSSDKKNKIINECFKSWSKSLDNIASYKILFSKVNEKSNDAIVSVEEKLKNSEIKQEFISLKRINNEWKVIE
- the prpF gene encoding 2-methylaconitate cis-trans isomerase PrpF; amino-acid sequence: MSYEPQMRVKATYMRGGTSKGTFFNIADLPKEAQEDKVKRDKLLQRIVGSPDIYKQQMDGMGGATSSTSKAILVGKSTVPNHDVDYYFGQVAIDKDFMDWSGNCGNLSSAVGPFAIHEGLVDNVPQNGVCCVRIWQANIKKTILCYVTMVDGQVKEMGDYYIDGVAFPAEEILLEFAEPVDPSEELFPTGNLVDDLEVPGIGTFKATMITAGIPTIFLNAADIGYKGTELQADINSDAEALARFEKIRSYGALKMGLISDLKEAETRQHTPKIAFVAPKSDFITSSGKEVKADEIDLHVRALSMQKLHHAMMGTASVAIGVAACIEGTLVNLAAGGGEKTAVEFGHPSGTLKVGAVIKKENGKYIVDKATMSRSARIIMKGEVYAPADIMK
- the acnD gene encoding Fe/S-dependent 2-methylisocitrate dehydratase AcnD, with translation MTNEKYLKDLPGVADVKYYDVKSAVEDITPGSFAKLNYTSRVLAENLLRKCPSEDLKDSLVQLIEKRTDKDFPWYPSRVICHDILGLTAFVDLAGLREAVASKGGNPDKVNPVVPTQLIVDHSLAVECGGFDPDAFQKNRDIEDRRNADRFHFINWTKEAFNNVDVIPPGNGIMHQINLEKMSPVVHLNDGIASPDTLVGTDSHTPHVDALGVIAVGVGGLEAENVMLGNPSYMRVPEIIGVEIVGTRASGITATDIALSLTSFLRENNVISAYLEFYGSGIKYLNLGDRATIANMTPEYGASAGMFAIDEQTISYLRVTGREEKQCQLVEAYAKANGLWADAFANATYARTLKFDLTTVTRSLAGPSKPHKLVPTSTLKAEGIVKEWKQDGDKIPDGGILIAAITSCTNTSNPRNVIAAGLVAKKANEFGLTRKPWVKSSLAPGSKVIEVYLKEAGLLPELEKLGFGVVGFACTTCNGMSGALDPKIQQEVIDRDIYSTAVLSGNRNFDGRIHPYVKEAFLASPALVVAYALAGTVRFDIENDSLGKDKNGKDIKLADLWPTDAEIDAIEKASVRPEMYKAIYDPMFARNGLSGIKAEPFYKWNKQSTYINKPPYWEDEYMQMPALKGMRPLGVFPDNITTDHLSPSNAILPTSASGEYCLKMGLPVEDLNSYATHRGDHNTALRATLANPKLFNEMVKKEDGSVKQGSLTKIMPEGKESRMWEAIETYIGRKQPLIIIAGTNYGQGSSRDWAAKGVRLAGVEVLIAESIERIHRTNLVGMGVLPLQFKDGETRHTYAIDGTETFDIEGEITPRCDLTVVMTRANGEVVKFSVLCRLDTSAEVEVYKNGGILQKFAKDVIASK
- a CDS encoding citrate/2-methylcitrate synthase — protein: MSGLAGVTAGQSAICTCGLGNGLNYRGYDIADLALKANFEEVAYLLLVGELPTEKQLKDFTRKIIAGRELPISVKNVLKSIPASSHPMDVMKTATSALGCVEPEAEDFSDQMAKIIRLLGAFPSFLVYWHHWHKNGKEICLKSEETTIAGFILERLKEKKPFDVEVKAMNAMLTLYAEHEFNASTFANRITASTLSDIYSCMTTGIGTLKGHLHGGANEVAIKFVLQFDNVEHALKSVDELFARKEKIMGFGHRVYRNLDPRSPVGFELASELKELETSDPKLFDIAKAIRDKVKADKGLPDNIDFFGGLIYHYMEIERLYYTPLFIMSRAAGWAAHAFEQRANNRIIRPSSEYTGPEPRAFVPLKDRK
- the prpB gene encoding methylisocitrate lyase → MTSAGKRFREALKQESPLQIVGTINAYQALQATKVGHKAIYLSGGGIANASYGLPDLGMTMLEDVCIDIRRITSICDTPLIVDADTGWGHAFNIARTVKEFIRYGAAGLHIEDQVAAKRCGHRPNKELVSTEEMCDRIRAAVDAKKELDPDFYIIARTDAHASEGQQAAIDRAKAYVAAGADAIFAEAIHTLKEYKEFTDAVKIPVLANITEFGATPMFTTEELASVGIDMVLYPLSAFRAMNKAALNVYQELKDKGTQEAVIDTMQTRMELYDMLNYHAYEQKMDELFSKGKAK